A region from the Biomphalaria glabrata chromosome 14, xgBioGlab47.1, whole genome shotgun sequence genome encodes:
- the LOC106051256 gene encoding uncharacterized protein LOC106051256, whose product MFGKLPINEKCRSDQKDYHQRTMVETCPMKFLFVVVLIIAIILLILDVIVYNTSSFIIVVNVKEKKLILIANFTSSSTTRKELILINKETTFNGDSIYEVGLNGTGVDNIDNSSFTHEG is encoded by the exons atgtttgggaaacttcCTATCAATGAAAAGTGTAGATCTGATCAGAAGGACTATCACCAGAG aaCAATGGTAGAAACATGCCCAATGAAATTCCTATTTGTGGTAGTTTTAATTATTGCTATCATTTTACTTATATTGGATGTAATTGTCTACAATACCTCAAGCTTCATTATAGTAGTCAATGTCAAGGAGAAGAAATTAATATTGATAGCGAACTTCACCAGTTCATCCACGACTCGTAAAGAGTTGATCTTAATCAACAAAGAAACAACCTTCAATGGCGACTCAATATACGAAGTAGGCTTGAATGGTACTGGGGTTGACAACATTGATAATTCATCTTTTACCCATGAGGGATGA